Below is a genomic region from Zea mays cultivar B73 chromosome 9, Zm-B73-REFERENCE-NAM-5.0, whole genome shotgun sequence.
gtgcgatgagctcactcaatcttgatgtgtcgtcctcctcttccccatgtaatcctgcctctgcgagagcgataagctcactcaatctagatgtgtcatcgtcctcctcctccatcagctccaTCGCCGCCATTTTTTCTTGAACATATCTTGCATGTGCCTCATCTACCATATAGTTTACGCCAcatccaatctctgcaaatataatgagaaaaataagttagcaaagtcaggataaataaattgtGCTAACAAAATTATAGTATCATTTTTCTCACTCACTTCCCTTGAGACGATCAACAAGATTATCCAATATCTGTTTCTCGGCTCTAGCCGcctcccattcccttgcatctTGTGCTCTCTTCTCATTTGCCACCTTCAACCTCCTCTGCTCTGCACGCATCGGGCTGTCAAAATGGGCAGATTTCGCGTacctacgcatgtcgcgtatgcgatcaTTAATGTATGAATCGACGTGctgagatccacaacgcatcttctgtctcattagtctcttggactttattgtgcgcatcacctctcctttgcCGTCGTAACTCTCCAAACTGCATTTTCTGGTCTCCTACAAAAAAAATAGTAAGTACGGGTCTAACATTACAGCTGGTGCAAAACAATAAATAAATATCAACCTCATCATAATCTaacatatgtccacaaaaatatccaacaccaagctcggaaggaactaatccatacttagcttcaataccacatttgcaaAGTACTGGATCAAACTTCAACTCTTCCGCCCACTCATTTTTTTCTTTTCGATTCCTTTACCTCtgcctctggccaatgggacaaaggaccatacaaccactctctgaaatgacacttacgccacccgtatggaTGCAGGAGAataaattagtaatttattgtaaaaaAATAACAAGTTTATACATTTAACGCAtcgatgggctcacataatcaatgtccGGACACACGAAGTGCTTCGCAGTGTCTTCGTCGATGATAGCACGATCTTCACAATCGCATCGTGGCGGCGAGTCCATTtttctttctgttgctacctccttctccgcatccgtcattggtggaggattcggggaaGGAgatacccaacgcttaaaacgctcatgactagtCCTTCCACACAACCAATTAGCGAAAAGAAGGTATCGAgagtcaaatttatcaggaccgtcaatccactggaaaaagaaacacctcagGTGCTCCTAAAATAATGGAACGAAGCATTATTGCACATCTAGTAAACAAAAAATCGGACAATATTAAgtcacaagtcataagctacgtacgttaAAACCGCCAAAAAGGTAgaagcagcgagcagccgtgtctggatgtttcGATTAAcatacccaagccagtctgccacagtcataGTTAGGCACAGgaagttcaggaggaacaggagcatccttactagatacgtccggatataactcccgaggacgacctctcttctgccacaacgcctcccggtacatgtctttcatctaagaaACTATTATAATTAACACTTGTACCTAATAGACTTTATAATCGGTTTACACAAACTATCAAATCAAATGTACTCATCATATTAACGATACTCTATATTTTATAAGCAACATTGGAAACTAATAATCGAAAAATtacaacccaatatacaaaatgaatcagtgagacaccataccttggtctacgaagtgtTGCAACTCGAAACTTTGAATACAACAACTTTTGACGAAGTTTTGAATTGAGGGGAGATGTGGTCTACTCGGCCAGCAGCGCGGCCGTTTTATAGGCctccgtagctcggcgccaagatctgtggcgccgagctacggcGCCGCGTCGACGCCACGTCAGCCCTAGCCGCAGGAGCCGTTAGTGCCacgtcacagctcggcgccataggctatggcgccgagctgtgttacctcggcgccatagcctatggcgccgagtatCAGGTCCAAAAATGCATTTAAGTTTTCTGGGGGTCTATTTGTAAATTTTTGTCAAAAAAGGGTtaaaaacaaaaaattcggcTGGAGCTACTGGTATCCGAGACACTGTGACTGTAATTCTCCAGGTGCTACATTGTTCTTATGAACAACAAAAGGATTTCTTAACCACGAAGAGTTGTTTTCCTTGTCACTTCCAACTTCAAAGCCGCCTCTTGTGCCAAACTAATTCTCCCATCCTCTTTCTGCGATCTTACAGGATACTAAAGAATCACAGCATCGGTACAGGAATTTGAACCGATTTTACACTTCCTCGTCTCATCAACCATCTTGAAAGCAGTGGCggaggcccggcccggcccagccAGCCCAGCCACGTGCCCAGAATTTGGCCTGCTGTGGCCCAGCAAGAATCGGCTGCCAACCCAACCCGCTGCGCTAAGCCGCTAGTTGGCTAACTCGCCCTCACCGCGTCACGCCGTCACTCCCGCCCACACCGCCGCGCCCCCAGCGCCTGCCCGCGCCAGCCAGGTGCGCCCTCGCCTCAGCCCGCGTCGGCAAGGCGCACTCCCGCCCCTGCCCGCTCCGGCCAGGTGCGCCCTCGCCTCAGCCCGCGCCGGCAAGGCGCACCCCCGCCTCAGCCCGCGCATGGCAGAAATGTATTTCTGACTCCTTTCAGTTTACTTCCCTGACCACCTTGCTTCTACCGAAGAGTTTCCACGTCACTGCAAAATCACTTGTCCCTCAAACCCTCCTATCAGAACCACGATTCGATGCATCGCCTTGCCCGCCCAGTCTACACCCTGCTCAACTCCTCCATGAGGAGTGGTCCCTGCGGGCTCGCCACGGACGCACAAGGGCTGTTCAACGGAATGCCTCCACCGAAACTGCCAAGCCACGCGCTGTTTGGCCATGCCTGCCAGGTGCTCGGCCGAACACACGTTTCACAGTTTTGTACCGTGGCTCGGCAGTCCACGGATGAGCGCGCTAGTGCAGAGCCACTGCGATTCACAGTCACACCGGGTGACGCCTTTGGGGATGGCCCGCCTGTGGGCATGTCAGAGGCTGCTAAGATGGTGTGTCGTATTGTATCCACGCAGCCAGAACCAAAGATCGCGTCGACACTTGATGCGCTTGGGGTGGCCGTGTCCCCAGAGCTGGTAGCTGAAGTGCTCAAGAACTTGAGCAATGCTGGGATGTTAGCACTTGCCTTCTTCCGCTGGGCAGAGAGGCAGGAGGGCTTCAGTTACACGGCTGAGGGCTTCCACAACCTGATTGAGGCGCTGGGAAAGATCAAGCAGTTCAGGCTGGTGTGGAGCTTGGTGGAGACCATGCGGTGCCGGGGCTTGCTATCTAAGGACACATTCAAGCTCATAGTCCGAAGGTACGCTCGGGCTAGAAAGGTCAAAGAGGCTGTTGAGACATTCGAGAAGATGAGCATTTTTGGGCTTAAAACTGAGTTATCAGATTACAACTGGCTGATTGACACGCTAAGCAAATCCAAACAAGTGAAGAAGGCGCAAGCCATCTATAAGGAGATGAAGAGGAAGGGTAAGTTTGTACCTGATTTGAAAACCTACACTGTCCTCATGGAAGGTTGGGGCCATGAGAAAGATCTGTTGATGGTGAAAACAATGTACCAAGAAATGATTGATGCTGGCATCAGGCCTGATGTTGTTGCCTACGGGATGCTGATTAGCGCCTTCTGCAAGTCTGGCAAATGTGATGAGGCCATCAAGGTGTTCTACGAGATGGAAGCAAGTGGTTGCATGCCAAGTCCTCATGTCTACTGCATGCTTATCAATGGCCTTGGCTCGGAGGAGAGGCTTGATGAAGCTTTGAAGTACTTTGAGCATTACAAGAAAAGTGGGTTCCCCATGGAGGTGCCTACTTGCAATGCGGTAGTTGGAGCTTACTGCAGAGCCTCGAAGTTTCAGCATGCTTTCAAGATGGTTGATGAGATGAGGAAGTGTAAAGTTGGCCCAAATTCCCGTACTTATGATGTGATTCTTCATTATCTGATAAAATCACAGAAATTTGAGGAGGCTTATAATATATTCCAGAGGATGGGAATCGACGGCTGTGAGCCTCAGCTCAATACATATACAATGATGGTTGGCATGTTCTGTAGTAACGGACGAGTTGATATGGCATTAAAGGTGTGGAAGCAAATGGGGGAGAAAGGTGTCCTCCCATGTATGCATATGTTTTCGGCATTGATCAATGGGTTATGCTTCGAGAACCGGCTCGAAGAGGCTTGTGTATATTTTCAGGAGATGCTGGACAAAGGAATTAGGCCACCTGGTCAGCTTTTCAGTAATTTGAAGGAAGCTCTTGTTCAAGGTGGGAGAATAAGTTTGGCACAAGAGGTGGCTTTGAAGTTGGACGCGATAAGGAAAACACCTTTTCGTGGTTAAAGAAGTTTTGTTCATAAAAACAATGTAGCACCTGGAGCATTACAGTCACAATGTTTGGGCATACCAGTAGCTCCAGCAATGGGAGAAAGCAATGTGTATATCAGATCACAAAAACAAACATTGGATATCGGCTGAAGTCTTTGCATGACAACGTGATGTACTCATGTAGCTCCTGCTACTTCTATTTACTCATGAGAAAATGTATGGTGCAATCAAAATAATAAAAGCAAACCAAACTAAATGTTCCTCTTGGCAGAAGAACAAGCCTTCGGTCATTGCTGTTTCTGGAACAGATCATTTCTTGCAGTTTACCCCTAATTCTCCATTCACTGTCATTTCATACTGCAGCTTACATTGCCCAAATTACTGTCATTTTGATACTGCAGCTTAGAGGTTAACTGGAGAACACTTGATTCTTTTCAATCTGCCCCTTTTGGCAAACgctttttttttcaaaaaaacaAATCTGATGAAACTATTCCTGAAATGAACCCTAAGCTCGGCGTACACGCTGCAACTACTGCGGCAATAGCTACAACACTTGCAATCCGAGGATGATCGATGGAGGTAGCTAAAGATTTCTATCGCACAAGTTCAGCGTACACGCAGCAGGTACTGCGGCCATAGCTACAGTCACAATGTTTTATTGGCTATAtacttgtatctgaagttctgaaCTCTGAGGTTCAGTCTTGCAACAGCTGTGAACAGTTAACTGACATGAGAAGTATCATTCGGTCTGAAGAAATGGGTGATGCCTTGTAATAATCTTGTTTCTGAATTTGATCATCAGAATGACATGTTTACTGATGATAGGATCTTATGTCTTGTGCTTGTGGTTTATGTGAATATGTGATTGTGTATTTTCATCTTTGTTGAAACTTTAAACTCGGTGAGATTTACAATGTAACTTGCTGAGAAATTGCTACTTGTGCTTTTGAAATGCAAAGCATATCAGACAAGCAGGCCGTAGCCGATACAAGCCGAAAGCTAGCTGTTATCTGAAAAACAATACGTTACTCCCAACATGACCTAATGGTGATCATCAATCACATTCCGCCTGATTGGATAGCTGCCTGCGGACGCGACATACGGATACTAGTAAATGACCTTGCATCTATTTAGGGCTTGTTTGTTTTGCTTTCAATCCATGTGGAGTTTTGctttcaatccatgtggattgggtgaGATTAAATAAGTTTAAATCTCAAACAAGTCAAAAAAATTATATTTTTTCTAATTCCATCCAATCCATATAGATAGAAATAACCGAACAATATCTTATGTGGTCTGCATCGGCGTGCAGACAACTAAACATAAATTTAGACAGAGTCAACACACAATGGCCTAAGACAAGACGGCGGATAACCAAACAGACAAAATGTGCAATATTGACTCCAAATCAATGGCATTGCGTCATTGACTACCAATTCCTATATCAAATTATTGAAGGCACAAGAAAAACTTTATCAAAGCATGCATGACGCTCTGGTGTTAACAGTGATCCTCCGTGTCGTTCTAGTACAGGGTCAAAGGTATGAAACACCGATATAGACTACAGTGGACAACAATTGGATACACTGAAATGGCAAGCTAACACTCTTCCACTGAAGTCAGCTCCGCATCAAATTTTCTAAACTGAAATGGTTGTGTCAAAATGTCCTCGATGGCTCACAACCTCTTGGCTCCAATGACACCAACGCATACATGAAGGGTCAAGATACTCAGTGAGAAAACTCCACTATTACAACTGGAACTTGTTGGCCATGGCTAGATTTGCAGTTTTCTGTATTCCCTTCTACAATTTCTGTTCCGCTCGCCTAATGGGATCTTGGAAGTATTGAAGGGAAATGAGAAGTGCCTCCTAGAAAGAAAGAAAAATTGCTACTTCTGTTAGCATATGAACAGATGTCATAACAATAGAACTTTTTAAAACTTATAGTAGGCGGATACCTCTGTTCTTATTGTTCTGCTCCCTTGGTTGGGGCATGTATTGAAATAAGATGTGAATACATCATCTGCACGTTTACCCTGTTATAGAAATAAGTGACTTCAGCACCAACAGCAGTAATAGTACAATAATTAATGAAGTGAAAGAGTCATCAGTCATCACGAACACAAGCTGAATGTTTCGTCTAACAAATTAGCCCAGGTTCTCATGAAATGTTGACATTTCAAGTACTCTCAATTTGACCATAGACCACAAATGCTTTCATAACTACTAAATTCCATTCAAGTAATCAGGGTTCACAAAAAAATGTGAAGTATGATAACGGAAAGAACAGCCATACCTTCAAGTTTGTATCTTCTTCAATGCTTTCTTCCAAACCAGCAAGTCCACCAAATGCAATCAGTAGGTGCCTGTTCATGAAGCTTCATAAGTGACAGGATAGACTCAAAATGGTGGCTAATATACATGGCAAGGGTCATTCGTAAAGCATACAAATtacaaatctctactacttattacggCAATAAGGGGTAGGTTGTCATTCCGTATTCTGCCATTctcattcccccctccccgcacAATCCATTCTCTCACGTTCGGTCATCATTCCCTGTTTCCTTTCTCATTCTCCCCTCCCCACAAAActcattcccattcccacgtacatctcacgcctagctaaaattatatTAAAAAAACAGGccccaaggggattcgaacccgcGACCCCTCAAGtaaatgtgctcgtagctaccactacacgacatgtgtgtttatgtctacatctattataataaaaacatatactatatctctcccgaagcccacctgctacccttgcacaatgtgtagtagtagataagtatcatcgagattattaaattatatttttggattgagggagtagtatttaaagaagagccttgcatgcaatttcttttgtttgaataatgttttcaacttaaattcttttttttgcacgtgtgacatttattctccgtaatatttttccatggatctgacttataagtcattttcataaaccaatactaaagatgaatccatgtttcttacttggaaaccccgaacaaacaccactagcacgaggcgctcgcgttggcgtcgctcatcgacgacgagaagaaacttggcgactgccagttcgacctctggaagcagtcctacgtggcccatgcgccgctgtgtacggcaagctccggtgcagccgccgcttggacgcggtccagagcggctgcaccgcgctgtccatcgtcaaacatggggacctcatggtcatcaccaatgccgacgactctcgggttgttctgggcaccgcaaccgacgacggcgccatcacgccgtccagctcatcatccacctgaagcccaacctgccacgtaagtcgctactgaccgcccatgaattcttgtgcgctgggatgacggctattgttgttgttgtgtgagtgtcctcaaacaagatgtatgtagaggaatagcacatccggtggtgcaacgaccaggtgtactacctcgctgatgagcccggggtgcacttcatttggcagtccagccaagagtcatcggtactcaccaTGTCACGCGCGTtcaacgactactatatcaaggattgtggcgtcatctcggcgcCAAAAAtgagcagaggaggaccgacaacaatgaccactcgccatcgtcggggtagcttttgtgctggcctgcctttaattctcttcgcaaacacacacttgcattttttgtttaagcaagcgtgtatggtggtgcgtgcctgataactaacgatgtacgaagaaacttctaccggcaggtgtggcacaTGCTCtctaatgatgagaccatgcaaatcatgacatatatcgaagtctgcatgatactgatggttgcaatgtagtagtgaaataactaaattaaaataacaaaatttatgtatggctaggatcacaaatggattatgaaatattttcttataacaatataagacacattttgtatataagttatcatggtattatatgttcccgttgcaacgcacgggtactcacctagtatGGTTATAAGTGCATATGCCCCTCAGGTGGTGTTAGTGAGAGCGAGAAGAGAAAGTTCTAAAAAGACTTAGATGGCTTGATTAGAGCAGTACCCACCAATTAGAAGCTTTTCATAGGAGGATATCTCAATGGTCATGTAGGTTCAACAAATGCAGGTTGAGCTGGCTCATGGAGGTTTCGAATACGGTAGTAGGAATCAAGGAGATGATATTTTGGACTTTGCTATAGCCTACGGCCTAGTGATAGCCAACACTTTTTTCAGAAAGAGAGATTCTCATTTGGTGACTTTTAGCAATGGCCATCGTTCGAGCTAGATCGACTTCGTTCTCACAAGGTGAGAAGATAAACAAGCATGTTTGGATTGTAAGGTGATACCTGGAGAGAGTGTTGTGCCCCAACATAATCTTGTGGTGGCTGACTTCCGTTTTCGGATCTGTACCCATAGGGATAAACAAGCCAAATTTGCGAGGACGAGGTGGTGGAAACTCAAAGGGGGGATCCGAAGTTTTTAAGGAAATAGTTTTTGTGGAGGACGCTTGGTCCGAAGAAAAAGATGCAAACAACATGTGGGTGAAGATGGCAACATGTATTAGGAAGGTGGCGTTAGAGGTGTTTGGAGTGACCAAAGAGGGCAGAGGTGAACCTAAAGATACTTGGTGGTGGACTGAAGACGTTCAAAAGGTaataaaggagaagaaagaatgttacaggagcttgttctatggcaggagcacagtcAACATACAAAGGTATAAGGTGGTAAAGAAGACTGCAAAGCGAGTTGTGAGTGAGGCGAAGGGTCGAGCCTTGATGATCTTTATCGAAGACTAAGTACAAAGGAAGGGGAGAAGGATGTTTATAAGATGGCTAGGATTCGGGAAAGGGAGACGAGGGACCTCAACCAAGTTAAATGCATTAAGGATGAGATGGATCAGCTCTTGGTGAAAGGACAAGACATCAAACAAAGGTGGCAGAGGTATTTTGACAATCTTTTCAATGGTGAGAATGAGACTATGGACACCCAGTTGGATGACTCCGATGATTTAAATAGATGCTTTGTACGCAGGATCCAAGAGTCAAAGATCAAAGAAGCTTTAAAGAGGATGAAAGGGGGCAAGGCGATGAGCTCGGATGGTCTCAATAAAGGTGTGGAAATGACTTGGGGATATTGGTATAGTTTGGCTAAACAAGTTGTTCAATCATATTTTTCTATCAAACAAGATGTCTGATGAGTTGAGAAggagtacattagtaccaatcttcaagaacaaggAAGATATTGACTTGGTTGTAccaactatagagttattgaagctatgaagctatgggagagagttATTGAGCATCGCCTGAGAGGAATGACGCATATCACCATGAACCAAATTGGATTCATGCCCgaaaggtcaaccatggaagcaatTTTCTTAATAAGACAAGTCAAGGAGCGGTATAAGGAGCAGAAGGACTTGCACATGGTTTTTATCGACTTGGAAAAAGCCTATGATAAAATACATAGGAATCTCATGTGGTGGGCATTGGACAAGCATAAAGTCCCAACAAAGTATGTTACGCTCAGCAAGGACATGTATGACAAGGTTGTGACTAGCGTCCGAACAACTGATGGTAATACGAATGCTTTCccgattaacataggactacatcaaggtttggctttgagcccttatctatttgccttagtgatagatgaggtcacgagaaatatacaaggagatatcccgtggtgtatgctttttgtTGACGATGTAGTTCTAGTAGATGAAAGCCGGGAGTGAaggagtaaatagaaagctagagttATGACGTCAGACCAGGACCAAAACCGAGtatatgagatgtgactttgGTACTACAATTAGTGATGATGGAGATGTAAGCTTGGGAGTCCATGTAGTACCCAAGAAGTACACACCATTTTTTGGGATCGATGCTATAGAGAGAtggtgatattgatgaagatgttagccataggatcaaagcggggtggatgaaatagggtcaaacatcgGGAGTCCTATGTGACAAGAGAGTGCCACATAAGCTGAAAGGCAAGTTCTACAGGATGGCAGTTAGGCCTGCTATGTTATATGAGGCTGAGTGTTGGTCTACTAAGAGATGTCATATCCAACAACTGAGTGTCGCAGAGATGTGTATGTTGCGTTGGATATGTGGGCACACAAGATTAAACCTAGTGAGAAACAATGACTTACACGATCTACTAGGAGTAGCGTCAATTGAAGAAAAGTTTATTCAATaccggttgagatggtttgggcaTGTCCACCGAAGACCCCCAGAGGCACCAGTGCACAGAGGCATCATAAGACGGGTCATTAATGTGGAGAGGTAGAGGGCGGCCAAACTTAACATGGGAGGAGGCAATCAAAAGGAACTTGAATGAATGGAATATCCCTAAGGAGTTGTGTTTGGATAGAAGTGATTGGAAAGAAGCTATCCACGTGCCCGAACCGTGATTAGGCCTTTTCCCTTTTAGTTCTCTCAAAAGTTTTCCCCTCCctttctctctttctctttttagT
It encodes:
- the LOC100281443 gene encoding GTP binding protein gives rise to the protein MHRLARPVYTLLNSSMRSGPCGLATDAQGLFNGMPPPKLPSHALFGHACQVLGRTHVSQFCTVARQSTDERASAEPLRFTVTPGDAFGDGPPVGMSEAAKMVCRIVSTQPEPKIASTLDALGVAVSPELVAEVLKNLSNAGMLALAFFRWAERQEGFSYTAEGFHNLIEALGKIKQFRLVWSLVETMRCRGLLSKDTFKLIVRRYARARKVKEAVETFEKMSIFGLKTELSDYNWLIDTLSKSKQVKKAQAIYKEMKRKGKFVPDLKTYTVLMEGWGHEKDLLMVKTMYQEMIDAGIRPDVVAYGMLISAFCKSGKCDEAIKVFYEMEASGCMPSPHVYCMLINGLGSEERLDEALKYFEHYKKSGFPMEVPTCNAVVGAYCRASKFQHAFKMVDEMRKCKVGPNSRTYDVILHYLIKSQKFEEAYNIFQRMGIDGCEPQLNTYTMMVGMFCSNGRVDMALKVWKQMGEKGVLPCMHMFSALINGLCFENRLEEACVYFQEMLDKGIRPPGQLFSNLKEALVQGGRISLAQEVALKLDAIRKTPFRG